DNA sequence from the Candidatus Cloacimonadota bacterium genome:
GTCTAACGAGACAAGTTATCTCAAAATCTCTTTTAAGAAGTTCTTTTGCTAAAAAACTTCCGATGAATCCATTTGCTCCTGTGATCACGATTTTTTTCATTGAGGTAAATTCAGAAATTATAACTTATCGGTCAAATAAAACTTAATTGAAACTTGCCAAATTTTTGAAATTTGGCAAGTTTTTCTAACCTTGAAAACGGTTTCCCACAGAGGAACTCTTTCAAACAGACCTTTTCAACGGTTTAGTTAAAGATTGAGAAAAAACCATTGAAAAGGTTCAGCAGGAAGAAAATACTTTGAAACCTTTTCAAGGTTTTACTTTTAAAAACTTGACTTCAAAAAGCCCTGATTTTTTTTAAATAATATTTTAGAAAAATATTAAATTGGAGTTTGAATGAATATAATTTTGATTGGAAGTCAAGGTAGCGGAAAAGGAACGCAAGCCAAATTGTTGCAGGAAAAATTTGGCTGGACTCATATCACAACCGGAGATCTTTTTCGGGAAAACATTAAAAACCGGACAGAGTTGGGAAAGATTGCTCAAACTTTTACTGATAAAGGAGAATTGGTTCCCGATAAATATGTTTTTAAAATTATTGAAGATGCATTATCAAAAGCTGAAAAAGGATTTATCCTGGATGGATTTCCGCGCAATCTTGAACAAGCGGAATTCCTTCTAAAGAAAATTCGGATTGATAAAGTTATTTTATTAGATTTAAGTGATGAAGTGGCTATTAAAAGAGTTTCTGCCCGGAGGATTTGCAGCAATTGTAAAGCTGATTATAATCTTTTATATCATCAACCAGAACTTGAAGGAATTTGTGATATATGTGGAGGTAAAATCATACAACGAAAAGATGATACGGAACTGGCAATTAAGAAAAGGTTGGAAAAGTTTCACCATGAAACAAGTAGGGCAATTAAACTTTTCGCAGAAAAAAATATGCTGATCAAAGTAAATGCAGATCGTAAATTAGAGGAAATCCAAAAAGAGATAATTTCCAAACTCGAAAAATCGTAAAATCAACTTGCCAGGTTGATATCAGTTTCATCGTTAAGTTGATATCCATCTTATCGTCAAGTTGATGTTTTGTAAGTCAACTTTCCGAAGTTGATATTAGAAAAAAGAAAAAAATGAAACCTTCAAATAATATAGTCCGGCTTTCTATCTCATTAGAAAGAATAGTATTCATAATCCTGAATTTATTTGCGATCCTCAATATTCAGTTTCTGTTTATGAATATAATCAGAATTGAAAGTGATACTGTTGGTTTATACACTAATATCTCGATTTTTACCCTTATTTTATATCTAATTACAAGACTTTTCAGTCGCGGTTTTAGCCTAAAAAAACTACTCAATTACCTTCCGGATATTTTCTTCATTATTTTAGGATTAAGCGTAAGTGAATCCGAGAGGATTTTCCAGTTTTACCTGTTGGGCAGACAAACTTTTATTCTCATCCAGAATCTTGCTCTTAAACAACATAAAGGTAAATTATTTGAAAAACTATCAGAAAATCCACCTGTTTTTGTTTTATTCAGTTTCCTTCTGGTAATTTTTATTGGAACATTACTGCTTCTATTACCTTCGGCAACATCCGAGGGAAAGATTACTTCTTTATTAGGAGCATTATTTACTTCGACTTCTGCCACTTGCGTTACCGGATTGATCGTTTATGATACAGGAACACATTTCACCTTGTTCGGTCAATTAATTATCTTATCATTGATCCAGATCGGTGGTTTGGGAATAATGACAATATCGAGTGCTTTTGCGATCATGTTGGGGCAGAAACTCTCACTCAAAAGCGAGAATTTAATTCAAAATGTGGTGGGAGAATCAAATAAGATCAACATGGTCATTCTCATAAAAGGAATCTTCTTTGTAACTATCTTTTTTGAATTTATTGGAGCTATTCTACTTTATTTTACATTTAGAAGCGAGATCTGGACCGCTCAAAAAGCCATATATCACGCCATTTTCCATTCGGTTTCTTCTTTTTGTAATGCTGGATTCAGTCTCTATTCTAACAGTTTTATGGCTTTCAGATCGAATTTGAACATTAATTTCGTGATCACAACTCTGATAATTTTCGGTGGAATCGGTTTCCCGGTAATTGTAGATATTAGAAAGATCATTTCTAATAAACTCAAATTGACTCGACTTTCGTTGCATTCAAAAATCGTTTTATCAACAACTGTCGTTTTGATTATACTCGGATTTGTCGGTTATTTTATTTCCGAATATAATTCCGAAATGAAAGGTTTCAGCATTATTGACAGAATTTATGCTTCATATTTTCAATCAGTTACAACCAGAACTGCTGGTTTTAATACGATCAATAATGCCAATTTGAGTAGAGCTTCTGTTTATATTTCCAATATTTTAATGTTTATTGGAGCATCTCCCGGTTCAACTGGCGGAGGTGTTAAGACAACTACTTTTGCGATCATTATTATATCCCTGATCGCGATGTTCAGCGGAAATAAAGATGTCAGTATTTTTCAAAGGAAAGTCGCAGAAGATATTATAAAGAAAATCATGGCTTTGATAGCTGCCTCTTTATTTCTGTTATCTATCATGATCTTCATTCTTTTATTGATCGAACCGTTTCCGTTTGAAAAAATCATATTCGAGTCTTTTTCAGCTTTTGGAACCGTCGGTCTGTCAATGGGAATTACGCCGAATTTAACATATTTAGGGAAAATAATAATCATTTTATTAATGTATTTAGGGAGAGTCGGACCACTAACCCTGATCTTTGCAATATCAGAAACGAAAATTAAAACAAACTATCATTTTACGGAAGAAAAGATAAGTATCGGATAAAATGTTGACCGAATATTTATAATCTATGAAAGTGTTTTCGGTTTAAAGAACGATGAGTCGAAGTAATTAGGAAAGAATTTTGTGATTAGTATTTCTTGTTATTCTTATCCTGTAACTGTCGGACAGCTTCTCTCGAAGGATTTACAGCATTGATAATGAGTAGTATTGGAGATTCT
Encoded proteins:
- a CDS encoding nucleoside monophosphate kinase, which translates into the protein MNIILIGSQGSGKGTQAKLLQEKFGWTHITTGDLFRENIKNRTELGKIAQTFTDKGELVPDKYVFKIIEDALSKAEKGFILDGFPRNLEQAEFLLKKIRIDKVILLDLSDEVAIKRVSARRICSNCKADYNLLYHQPELEGICDICGGKIIQRKDDTELAIKKRLEKFHHETSRAIKLFAEKNMLIKVNADRKLEEIQKEIISKLEKS
- a CDS encoding potassium transporter Trk, with the translated sequence MKPSNNIVRLSISLERIVFIILNLFAILNIQFLFMNIIRIESDTVGLYTNISIFTLILYLITRLFSRGFSLKKLLNYLPDIFFIILGLSVSESERIFQFYLLGRQTFILIQNLALKQHKGKLFEKLSENPPVFVLFSFLLVIFIGTLLLLLPSATSEGKITSLLGALFTSTSATCVTGLIVYDTGTHFTLFGQLIILSLIQIGGLGIMTISSAFAIMLGQKLSLKSENLIQNVVGESNKINMVILIKGIFFVTIFFEFIGAILLYFTFRSEIWTAQKAIYHAIFHSVSSFCNAGFSLYSNSFMAFRSNLNINFVITTLIIFGGIGFPVIVDIRKIISNKLKLTRLSLHSKIVLSTTVVLIILGFVGYFISEYNSEMKGFSIIDRIYASYFQSVTTRTAGFNTINNANLSRASVYISNILMFIGASPGSTGGGVKTTTFAIIIISLIAMFSGNKDVSIFQRKVAEDIIKKIMALIAASLFLLSIMIFILLLIEPFPFEKIIFESFSAFGTVGLSMGITPNLTYLGKIIIILLMYLGRVGPLTLIFAISETKIKTNYHFTEEKISIG